The following DNA comes from Kluyveromyces lactis strain NRRL Y-1140 chromosome E complete sequence.
TGCTTATAGGATCTTTACTGTATACAATAAGGGAGTTAACAAAGTAATGTTGAATATATATCAAAACAGAACATAAGCActaaaggaaaagaagagtacAGCCAATAATTCGGTTTTGTTGAGAAGTTTAGATGCACTACTGCCGTTGACGGTAAATTTATTAACTTTCTTTCCGTCTGAGTCAACACACTTGACCTTAGTTGTGTGCACCGAATCCAATGTTGAAACAGCATTATTAGAAGCCAAAATCCATATGTCTGTCTGACCGCTTGGAATGGCcttgaattctttttctcCATACAGCGTCAAATATCCATCCCCATTGATAGCAAATGGCGTAGCGTATTGGGTATAGTTAGTGGTTAAAGTTAGATAGTTCTTGTTTATCCCAATGAACTCTCCAGTGCCCAATTTCAAGGACCCATCCTCTTGAATTGTACCTTCTATGATATCACCGGAATGTTTACCAATAAAAAGCGAGCTTCCGTCTTCATAAATCATCATTCCTTTTAATTCGTTTGGTCCAGTAAGCTTAAGACCGAATTTTTCAGAAGCTGCATAGACAGTAGTTAGCCATAGAGTTGCGACCAACGCAAAATAGTATTCTAATCTCATTTAATTAATGTATGGGGATATTCCGTACCGACAGAGTTGCAGGACAGGAGTTGGGCGATGAAGGGATGAATTGCACAGAAAAGTGAATGAATGaacgaaaacaaaaatttaCTACTCAAAATTAACAGGAAGTAAATGGTGTCTCTTTTAATGAATGCATATaagatcttcaattcaattaaCGTTTATATATCACCAATAGTACAATAAACATTGGCAAAGGGTTCTACTGGAGCGgatgatatttttcaaatacgATTAAACCCAGTGATAGAATTTCACTTCCCATATTTTGAGAAGTAAATCAGTACctaataataataccgGGAAGCCGCTGTAGTAATTAGTGATGGGTAATATTACTCTTATAGGTGGTCGATTGGGCATAATTGAAAATACCAAACACATACTTTATTGCTCACAGCGATTTTTTGAGTAACACAATTCTGTGAATACCCTATCACCAATTGGATTTACCGAAGCTTGACACCCTAACGCTAGAAGACAACGAGCAATTGATACGCATTCTCGACCCTTAGAGGTTTGAATCCCTTGATGTAGTTCcaattttctcatttttaGTAACTCAAACTTTTATCTCCATTTTGGAATTTGCTCACTTTGTATGTCGAAGATCTAAAG
Coding sequences within:
- a CDS encoding uncharacterized protein (some similarities with uniprot|P28319 Saccharomyces cerevisiae YKL096W CWP1 Cell wall mannoprotein linked to a beta-1 3- and beta-1 6-glucan heteropolymer through a phosphodiester bond involved in cell wall organization); translated protein: MRLEYYFALVATLWLTTVYAASEKFGLKLTGPNELKGMMIYEDGSSLFIGKHSGDIIEGTIQEDGSLKLGTGEFIGINKNYLTLTTNYTQYATPFAINGDGYLTLYGEKEFKAIPSGQTDIWILASNNAVSTLDSVHTTKVKCVDSDGKKVNKFTVNGSSASKLLNKTELLAVLFFSFSAYVLF